The Limanda limanda chromosome 13, fLimLim1.1, whole genome shotgun sequence genome has a window encoding:
- the LOC133018545 gene encoding zinc finger protein 316-like: MSAALHAQLASVVEALANEALAQICELVTGSYSLLQLEVSRSRKDNEALRRKLRLADLRAARATARAQPPARHHGNGPRRNRAPAAGEVAVSGGASRDAAPVTPAAAESVVVTMAVIKVEDDSEDESWSRAEQSAVFSRVVDEQKTETEPLPRMSEQEAAGEGPNNLNSSRGLEPAGYGCLVYESQLQHGPPATQNPLSENPGCSYVLNTSEMRVSGSGSSSFAFNAGETSLSAAELQQPAVFTDNQQRAPLATDKPQQPVRTEGTERRAALLRRDRWRHQVRVGRAAIQSGEDSGGGVSFVCNCCGKTLACLKNLKTHMRVHTGEKPFVCSLCGKRFSDSSNLKRHQSVHTGEKRYGCVHCGKRFAQSGSLKVHMSVHTDCKQFRCWYCGKTFISGSHLRRHVTVHAGDKRGPPT, encoded by the exons ATGTCCGCCGCCCTGCACGCGCAGCTAGCTTCCGTCGTGGAGGCGCTCGCGAACGAGGCGCTGGCGCAGATCTGCGAGCTGGTGACCGGAAGCTACTCGCTGCTGCAGCTCGAGGTGTCGCGCAGCCGCAAAGACAACGAGGCTCTGCGCCGGAAGCTGCGGCTCGCGGACCTGCGCGCGGCCCGCGCGACCGCTCGAGCTCAGCCGCCTGCGCGTCACCATGGCAACGGCCCGAGGCGGAACCGAGCCCCAGCAG CAGGTGAAGTGGCGGTGTCGGGGGGGGCTTCTCGGGACGCCGCTCCAGTAACG CCGGCTGCAGCTGAATCGGTCGTCGTGACGATGGCGGTGATCAAAGTGGAGGACGACAGCGAGGACGAGTCCTGGTCCCGGGCCGAGCAGAGCG ctGTTTTTTCTCGAGTTGTTGACGAACAGAAGACGGAGACGGAACCTTTGCCCCGGATGAGTGAACAGGAAGCGGCAGGCGAAGGCCCAAACAACCTGAACTCCAGCCGGGGGCTCGAACCCGCGGGTTATGGATGTCTGGTGTACGAGTCACAGCTCCAACATGGCCCCCCCGCTACCCAGAATCCTCTGAGTGAGAATCCCGGCTGCTCCTACGTGCTGAACACCAGTGAGATGAGAGTCTCCGGTtcgggcagcagcagctttgcCTTCAACGCCGGTGAGACGAGCCTGtctgcagcagagctccagCAGCCCGCAGTGTTCACAgacaaccagcagagggcgccgCTAGCCACAGACAAGCCTCAACAGCCAGTGAGAACAGAGGGGACGGAGAGACGGGCTGCTCTCCTCAGGAGGGACAGGTGGAGACATCAGGTTCGGGTCGGCAGAGCTGCCATCCAGAGCGGCGaggacagcggggggggggtgtcgtTTGTGTGTAACTGCTGCGGTAAAACTCTGGCCTGCCTGAAGAACCTGAAGACCCACATGAGGGTCCACACCGGCGAGAAGCCTTTCGTCTGCTCGCTGTGCGGCAAGCGCTTCTCCGACTCCAGCAACTTGAAACGCCACCAGAGCGTCCACACGGGAGAGAAGCGCTACGGCTGCGTCCACTGCGGCAAACGCTTCGCTCAGTCGGGCTCGCTGAAGGTTCACATGAGCGTCCACACCGACTGCAAACAGTTCAGGTGCTGGTACTGTGGCAAGACCTTTATATCAGGAAGCCACCTGCGCCGACACGTCACCGTCCATGCAGGAGACAAACGAGGGCCGCCCACATGA
- the LOC133018541 gene encoding zinc finger protein 37-like: MSALSSRAMQQQLAAIMAALTTAAVAEICELVDEGYAELQLEIRRRTRENQDLKQKLLLIESIVGRAGRKEPGEEPGKEPEVQREEPEVQREEVSHEAGTAPRRDRGAAVLQREELPDVVLIKDEDSDTNDSFEEDNQPTAVAVSTPLGRSVKRRWPGHEEAEQQSSSEQLTLKTSQPTGGTPQASVVVYTLDSPRSEPGCSGQYGGEELKADSSHMDPDHAHLVQQESSMISPTSNRQSYFGSSSLMESPSTRAETDLSLTWSKRSQSRTPFPQFHQNDNVDGDGYGLKLISVSGSTSTDCQLSESSNSAFEYEDADMMTLALFRDPSGASQAGPPPPPASSECSGKRFICSICSKTYATSQNLEVHMRIHTGVRPFICCQCGKKFTQSAHLKSHLSVHSGERPYPCTLCSRSFIVKYSLKLHVKKCHPTATGNECDL; the protein is encoded by the exons ATGTCGGCTCTCTCCAGCCGGgcgatgcagcagcagctggccgCCATCATGGCCGCGCTGACCACGGCGGCGGTGGCGGAGATCTGCGAGCTGGTGGACGAGGGCTACgcggagctgcagctggagatcCGCCGCAGAACCAGGGAGAACCAGGACCTGAAGCAGAAGCTGCTCCTCATCGAGTCCATCGTGGGCCGGGCCGGCAGGAAGGAGCCGGGGGAGGAGCCGGGGAAGGAGCCGGAGGTCCAGCGGGAGGAGCCGGAGGTCCAGCGGGAGGAGGTGTCACATGAGGCGGGGACAGCTCCGCGGAGGGACCGGGGAGCCGCGGTGCTCCAGCGGGAGGAG CTTCCTGACGTGGTGCTGATCAAAGACGAAGACTCGGACACTAACGACTCCTTTGAGGAAG ATAATCAACCGACGGCTGTGGCGGTTTCGACTCCGCTCGGCCGGAGCGTGAAGAGACGCTGGCCGGGACACGAGGAGGCGGAGCAGCAGTCGTCCTCCGAGCAGCTCACACTGAAGACCTCCCAGCCCACGGGGGGGACGCCGCAGGCGAGCGTGGTGGTCTACACGCTGGATTCCCCTCGCAGCGAGCCGGGCTGCTCCGGGCAGTACGGCGGCGAGGAGCTGAAGGCTGACTCCTCCCACATGGACCCGGACCACGCCCACCTGGTCCAGCAGGAGAGCTCGATGATTTCTCCGACCTCTAACAGACAGAGTTACTTTGGGAGCAGCTCTCTGATGGAGTCTCCGAGCACCCGGGCGGAAACGGATCTGAGTCTCACGTGGTCCAAACGCTCACAGAGTCGGACGCCGTTTCCTCAGTTTCACCAGAATGACAACGTGGACGGAGACGGTTACGGGCTGAAGCTGATCAGCGTCTCGGGGTCGACCTCCACGGACTGCCAGCTCTCCGAGAGCAGCAACTCTGCGTTTGAGTACGAGGACGCTGACATGATGACCTTGGCGCTCTTCAGGGACCCGTCGGGCGCGTCCCAGGCcgggccgccgccgccgccggcgAGCAGCGAGTGCTCAGGGAAGCGCTTCATCTGCTCCATCTGCAGCAAGACCTACGCCACGTCCCAGAACCTGGAGGTTCACATGCGCATCCACACGGGAGTGAGGCCCTTCATCTGCTGCCAGTGCGGAAAGAAGTTCACCCAGTCGGCGCACCTGAAGTCGCACCTGAGCGTGCACTCTGGCGAGCGGCCGTACCCGTGCACGCTCTGCTCCCGGAGCTTCATCGTCAAGTACAGCCTCAAGCTGCACGTGAAGAAGTGTCACCCAACCGCCACAGGGAATGAGTGTGATCTGTGA
- the LOC133018177 gene encoding transmembrane protein 71-like, which yields NLGTVTFSSQQHRVFRRRRRPRSSLARLLSDVTESCQSWLGEKVFRGVFGTGPNQNRDQDREDERGPDWATSSQQVLGPDESSWVGLGSTELEESRGFTYDPTEIQSCPEKVSPPPRLLIQEEICSEICQSKEQFTQSSGGLSEVPPTSALFTNACCCQASPEHTGLTMKAFLLLLFSVFFFSTLYSRCLWWSATVTSTVFMTITTFMFLTKSGPMGEWRRAKTEDITSRNE from the exons AACCTGGGAACGGTCACATTCAGCTCACAACAGCACAG GGTTTTCCGCCGTAGACGGAGGCCTCGCAGCTCGCTGGCCCGCCTCCTCAGTGACGTCACAGAGAGCTGCCAGTCGTGGCTGGGTGAGAAAGTCTTCAGAGGCGTCTTCGGGACGGGACCAAACCAGAaccgggaccaggaccgagAAGACGAGCGAGGTCCCGACTGGGCCACGAGCAGCCAGCAGGTCCTCGGGCCGGACGAGTCCTCCTGGGTCGGGTTGGGCAGCACGGAGCTGGAAGAGAGCCGCGGCTTCACTTACG ACCCGACAGAGATCCAATCCTGTCCCGAAAAAGTGTCTCCGCCCCCGAGGCTGCTCATCCAGGAGGAGATTTGCTCTGAGATCTGTCAATCAAAAGAGCAGTTCACCCAGTCATCGGGTGGACTGTCAGAGGTCCCGCCCACTTCTGCTCTCTTCACCAATGCCTGCTGCTGTCAGGCGTCACCTGAGCACACGG gGTTAACGATGAAggcctttctcctcctcctcttctccgtcttcttcttctcaactCTTTACTCGAG GTGTTTGTGGTGGAGCGCAACTGTTACTTCAACCGTGTTCATGACGATCACAACTTTTATGT tccTGACGAAGTCGGGGCCGATGGGCGAGTGGAGGAGGGCGAAGACGGAG GACATCACATCCAGAAATGAGTAA
- the LOC133018543 gene encoding zinc finger protein 316-like encodes MASYREFHSQLTGIMEALARAAVLEVLGLLDGGYAGLQEELGRSRRENRALRRRIQSLVARSLHQGADLGAERVSPTGASSKRPRASSRKRHRRFTAPEETAAVDEDPSAAAEDTSHQDVVLIKEEEVETDVDDDDDEGEEELLNQGGSEVRPPAADDRDQGPSLMRISTSDMRLWDQTSTGTSGPPVDHRDSLSGRGSPGPVQVSDSSSSDVAFDLASESDCEALSSASLRKPFLLGAGGSPASLPGTSELKGGVSLIRSLPYDTELDLCSSWPGQGLPSTGPVPHRPYLKADHRPTLVDKVCDLNAAGFPWTLGLGSSSLDPLDLNRYCRDRRFICSYCGKCFTSSRSLETHVRVHTGERPYSCAQCGKRFTQSGHLKTHQSVHTGERPFACEHCGKRFAGKQNLRIHQQKHHPAEQEAAPHPAVIR; translated from the exons ATGGCGAGCTACCGGGAGTTCCACTCGCAGCTGACGGGCATCATGGAGGCTCTGGCCCGGGCGGCGGTGCTGGAGGTCCTCGGGCTGCTGGACGGAGGCTACGccgggctgcaggaggagctgggcCGCAGCCGGAGGGAGAACCGGGCGCTGCGGCGGAGGATCCAGAGCCTCGTCGCCCGGAgcctccaccagggggcggacCTCGGAGCCG aaCGAGTCTCACCGACGGGAGCGAGCTCCAAGCGGCCGAGAGCTTCCAGCCGCAAGCGACACAGAAGGTTCACTGCTCCAGAGGAGACAGCAGCAGTGGACGAG GATCCGTCTGCAGCAGCCGAGGACACGAGCCATCAGGACGTGGTTCTGataaaagaggaagaggtggaaacAGACGTggacgacgatgatgatgagggagaagaagagctgCTCAACCAGGGCG gctcCGAGGTGCGGCCCCCAGCAGCAGACGACAGGGACCAGGGACCCTCACTGATGAGGATCTCCACCTCGGACATGAGGCTGTGGGATCAGACCAGCACCGGGACGTCGGGACCACCAGTCGACCACAGGGACTCCCTGAGTGGGCGGGGCTCCCCGGGTCCCGTGCAGGTCTCTGACAGCAGCTCCTCGGACGTGGCGTTCGACCTGGCGTCGGAGTCGGACTGTGAAGCTCTGTCCTCGGCCTCGTTGAGGAAGCCCTTCCTGCTCGGGGCGGGGGGGAGTCCTGCCTCGCTGCCTGGGACCTCCGAGCTGAAGGGGGGCGTGTCTCTGATCAGATCCCTCCCCTACGACACCGAGCTGGACCTCTGCTCCTCGTGGCCTGGGCAGGGCCTCCCCAGCACGGGGCCCGTCCCACATCGGCCGTATCTCAAAGCCGACCACCGCCCGACCCTCGTGGACAAAGTGTGTGACCTGAACGCTGCAGGCTTCCCCTGGACCCTGGGCCTCGGCAGCTCCAGTCTGGACCCGCTGGACCTGAACCGGTACTGCAGGGACCGACGCTTCATCTGCAGCTACTGCGGGAAGTGCTTCACGTCATCACGGAGCCTGGAGACGCACGTTCGCGTCCACACGGGCGAGCGGCCGTACAGCTGCGCTCAGTGCGGGAAGCGCTTCACGCAGTCGGGTCACCTGAAGACGCATCAGAGCGTCCACACCGGAGAGCGGCCGTTCGCCTGCGAGCACTGCGGGAAAAGATTCGCCGGGAAGCAGAACCTCAGGATCCATCAGCAGAAACATCACCCGGCCGAGCAGGAAGCCGCTCCACATCCTGCTGTGATTCGCTGA